In Prevotella sp. oral taxon 475, one DNA window encodes the following:
- a CDS encoding MFS transporter, producing the protein MKNVTKNINPWLWIPTLYFAEGIPYFIVNNISVILFTRMGVPNGEMALFTSLIYFPWVIKPLWSPFVDILRTKRWWIVMMQIVMSIAFILLTFSIPHPSPDVISATATPVSLFTFTLILFVITAFASATHDIAADGFYMLALNQQQQSFFVGIRSTFYRLSSIFGQGVLVYVAGVLETRTGNIPWAWTITMAITAVMFSGITIYHTFFVPRAKEDAEKDAENPTDKETQKRSTAEEIFDEFARTFSLYFKKPGVLLAIVFMLLYRLPEAFLLKMVSPFLLDKRVNGGLALSTEDVGFVYGTIGVIFLTVGGIIGGMAASRWGLKKSLWPMAACMTLPCFTFVYLSMAMPTNLVVISVCVAIEQFGYGFGFTAYMLYMMYFAEGEFKTAHYAICTAFMAASMMIPGMVAGYLQELLGYEHFFWMVIICCIATVGVTLTIKVDPEYGRKRITKNEK; encoded by the coding sequence ATGAAGAATGTAACAAAGAACATAAACCCATGGCTATGGATACCCACGCTCTACTTTGCAGAGGGTATTCCTTACTTCATAGTCAACAATATCTCGGTGATTTTGTTCACTCGCATGGGTGTGCCCAATGGCGAGATGGCCCTCTTCACCAGTCTTATTTACTTCCCCTGGGTGATTAAGCCCCTGTGGAGTCCCTTTGTAGACATCCTACGCACTAAACGTTGGTGGATTGTCATGATGCAAATTGTGATGAGTATAGCCTTCATCTTGCTCACGTTCTCCATTCCGCATCCCTCGCCCGACGTTATTTCGGCTACCGCTACACCTGTTAGCCTCTTCACTTTCACGCTGATACTCTTCGTTATAACCGCCTTTGCCTCGGCCACACACGACATAGCGGCCGACGGTTTCTACATGCTTGCCCTCAACCAACAGCAACAATCCTTCTTCGTTGGCATTCGAAGCACCTTCTATCGACTATCGTCCATCTTCGGGCAAGGCGTATTGGTGTATGTTGCAGGCGTGTTAGAAACCCGAACGGGCAACATTCCATGGGCTTGGACCATCACCATGGCCATCACGGCCGTGATGTTTAGCGGCATCACCATCTATCACACGTTCTTTGTTCCGCGTGCCAAAGAAGACGCAGAGAAAGATGCTGAAAACCCCACGGACAAGGAAACGCAGAAACGAAGCACAGCCGAGGAAATATTCGACGAGTTCGCACGCACGTTCAGTCTTTACTTCAAGAAGCCTGGTGTGTTGCTCGCCATCGTCTTTATGCTACTCTATCGCTTGCCCGAAGCGTTCTTGCTCAAGATGGTTAGCCCCTTCTTGCTAGACAAGCGGGTCAATGGCGGACTGGCATTAAGTACCGAGGACGTTGGCTTTGTTTATGGAACCATTGGCGTTATCTTCCTCACCGTGGGCGGAATTATTGGTGGCATGGCCGCTTCTCGTTGGGGATTGAAGAAGAGTCTTTGGCCAATGGCTGCCTGCATGACGCTGCCTTGCTTCACCTTTGTGTACCTAAGCATGGCCATGCCCACCAATTTGGTGGTTATTAGCGTATGTGTTGCCATCGAACAGTTTGGCTATGGCTTCGGCTTCACAGCCTACATGCTCTACATGATGTACTTTGCAGAAGGCGAATTTAAGACTGCCCACTATGCCATCTGCACCGCTTTCATGGCTGCAAGTATGATGATTCCTGGCATGGTGGCGGGATATCTGCAAGAGCTATTGGGCTACGAACACTTCTTTTGGATGGTTATCATCTGCTGTATTGCCACTGTGGGCGTTACGCTAACGATTAAAGTAGACCCCGAATATGGACGTAAACGCATAACGAAAAATGAAAAATAA
- a CDS encoding TonB-dependent receptor, which translates to MFRIHLIILLFFGMTTSVLAQGVTLSGVVTSQKDGQAIEFATVLLKESGLWGVSDRKGRFTIKNVPTGKTTLTVRCLGFATRQLTVVAGENTGSVPIRLDEDNLKLNEVEVVATRKRDEATTSYTIDRMALDNRQVLNLGDIMSLLPGGKTWNSTLMDNSRIALRSDGGEKGNASFGTAIEVDGVRLNNNATPGETLGAGTRTVGTSNIESVEVVTGIPSVEYGDLSNGIVKVNTRRGKSPFVVEGKLSQHTRQIALNKGFDLGRNAGLLNLSLEHARSFSDVASPHTAYQRNAFSLHYMNVFLRTGMPLTLNVGLTGNVGGYNSKADPDQNLESYEKRRDNAWSGNLSLEWLLNRKWLTSLSLKASLSYADRFYEDYSHTSSASTQAYIHTLEEGYFVAADYDKNPTSNIILGPTGYWYVRSFNDSKPLSYDLKLKADWTKRFGRVMSKALLGADFSGSNNHGQGTYYEHPRYTPTWRPFRYSDQPTMNNLGLYVEEKIGVPVVAGSTFEITAGLRNDLTFISGSAYGTASTLSPRTNARYIFWQGRQAWISDLSLHAGWGKSVKLPSFQVLYPTTSYQDRLAFTPGSTAANKAYYAYHTHPSKAVYNPDLKWQSTHQVDVGFEARVRGTRINVSAFYHKTFNPYMATVVYTPYSYKYTSQAALERIGIPSAHRKYSIDRQTGIVTVTDVTGAKPPVQLDYKVRNSYLVNRKYENGSPTERYGLEWMVDFTPIKALRTSLRLDGNCYFYKGLDEKLFADMPAGVGSTMSNGQPYSYIGYYRGSSNTSTANTASASVSNGSLSRQVNLNATVTTHIPRIRMIVSLRVESSLYQYNRSLSELRHGTRGYAVEKGEDFFGKPYTRDVRDRFVVVYPEYYATWDAPDRLIPFAEKFAWAKENDRRLYNDLARLVVRSNYAYMMNPNRVSSYCAATISATKEIGDHISVSFYANNFWDTQQKVRSSQTGLETSLYGSGYVPSFYYGLSLRLKL; encoded by the coding sequence ATGTTTAGAATCCACCTCATCATCCTGTTGTTCTTCGGGATGACCACTTCAGTATTGGCTCAAGGCGTCACCCTTTCGGGTGTAGTAACATCGCAGAAAGACGGGCAAGCGATAGAGTTTGCCACGGTGTTGCTGAAAGAAAGCGGACTTTGGGGTGTGTCAGACCGCAAAGGGCGATTCACGATCAAAAACGTGCCGACGGGCAAGACTACGCTCACGGTACGGTGTTTGGGCTTTGCCACGCGTCAACTCACCGTTGTCGCGGGCGAGAACACGGGTTCTGTGCCCATCCGTTTGGATGAAGACAATCTCAAACTCAATGAAGTGGAAGTGGTGGCCACCCGTAAACGCGATGAGGCCACAACCTCTTACACCATCGACCGCATGGCGTTGGACAACCGGCAGGTGCTCAATCTGGGCGACATCATGAGTCTGTTGCCGGGCGGGAAAACCTGGAATAGCACGTTGATGGACAACAGTCGCATCGCCCTGCGCAGCGATGGAGGCGAGAAAGGTAACGCCTCCTTCGGCACAGCGATAGAGGTAGACGGCGTAAGACTGAACAACAACGCCACACCGGGCGAGACCTTGGGGGCCGGAACGCGCACCGTGGGTACGTCGAACATCGAAAGCGTGGAGGTGGTCACGGGCATCCCGTCGGTAGAATACGGCGATTTGAGCAACGGTATCGTCAAGGTGAATACACGACGGGGCAAGTCGCCTTTCGTGGTGGAGGGCAAACTGAGCCAGCACACACGGCAAATAGCCTTGAACAAAGGCTTCGACTTAGGGCGAAACGCGGGACTTCTCAATCTGTCTCTCGAGCATGCACGATCGTTTTCAGACGTCGCCTCGCCCCATACGGCCTACCAACGCAACGCTTTCTCGCTGCACTACATGAACGTTTTCCTACGCACGGGGATGCCGTTGACGCTCAACGTCGGACTGACGGGCAACGTGGGGGGATATAATTCGAAAGCAGACCCCGACCAAAACCTGGAGAGCTATGAGAAAAGACGCGACAATGCCTGGAGCGGGAATCTGTCGTTGGAATGGTTGCTGAATAGGAAATGGTTGACAAGTCTTTCGCTCAAAGCCTCTCTTTCGTATGCAGACCGCTTCTACGAAGACTATTCGCACACGAGCAGTGCTTCCACTCAGGCTTATATTCACACCTTGGAGGAGGGCTATTTCGTCGCGGCCGACTACGATAAAAATCCCACGTCGAACATCATTCTCGGGCCCACGGGCTACTGGTATGTACGCAGTTTCAACGACTCTAAGCCTCTTAGCTACGACCTCAAGCTAAAGGCCGATTGGACCAAACGCTTCGGCAGAGTGATGAGCAAGGCCCTTCTCGGGGCCGATTTCTCGGGAAGCAACAACCACGGACAGGGCACTTACTATGAGCATCCACGCTATACGCCCACGTGGAGACCCTTTCGATACAGCGATCAGCCTACAATGAACAACCTGGGGCTCTACGTTGAAGAGAAGATCGGCGTGCCTGTGGTGGCCGGTTCCACCTTTGAAATAACGGCAGGACTGCGCAACGATCTCACCTTCATCAGCGGTTCGGCTTATGGAACGGCATCGACGCTCTCGCCACGCACCAACGCTCGCTATATCTTTTGGCAGGGAAGACAGGCTTGGATCAGCGATCTGAGTCTGCATGCAGGGTGGGGCAAGTCGGTGAAATTGCCCTCTTTCCAAGTGCTTTACCCCACAACCAGTTATCAAGATCGGCTCGCTTTTACGCCGGGAAGCACCGCTGCCAACAAGGCTTACTATGCCTATCACACCCATCCGTCGAAAGCCGTGTACAATCCCGACCTCAAATGGCAATCTACTCATCAAGTGGACGTGGGCTTCGAAGCCCGAGTGCGCGGCACACGCATCAACGTTTCGGCTTTCTATCACAAAACGTTCAACCCCTATATGGCCACCGTTGTCTACACGCCCTACAGCTATAAATACACCTCTCAGGCCGCTTTAGAGAGGATAGGCATCCCTTCGGCCCACCGGAAATATAGCATCGACCGGCAGACGGGCATCGTTACGGTGACCGATGTCACAGGTGCCAAACCGCCGGTGCAGCTCGATTACAAGGTGCGCAACAGCTATTTGGTGAATCGGAAGTACGAAAACGGATCGCCCACAGAGCGTTACGGCTTGGAATGGATGGTGGATTTCACACCCATTAAGGCCCTTCGCACGTCGTTAAGACTGGATGGCAATTGTTATTTCTACAAGGGATTAGACGAGAAACTCTTTGCCGACATGCCTGCAGGAGTAGGTTCTACGATGAGTAATGGGCAACCTTACAGTTACATCGGCTATTATCGAGGTAGCAGTAACACCTCTACCGCCAACACGGCAAGTGCCTCTGTGAGCAACGGAAGCCTCTCTCGACAGGTCAATCTCAATGCCACCGTCACCACACACATCCCCCGAATCAGGATGATTGTTTCGCTAAGGGTGGAGAGTTCGCTGTATCAGTACAATCGTTCGCTGAGCGAACTGCGGCACGGAACTCGCGGATATGCCGTCGAAAAGGGCGAAGACTTCTTCGGAAAACCCTATACCCGCGATGTGAGAGATCGCTTTGTGGTGGTCTATCCCGAGTATTATGCCACCTGGGATGCCCCCGATCGACTGATACCTTTTGCCGAAAAGTTTGCTTGGGCAAAAGAGAACGACCGGCGATTGTACAACGACCTGGCCCGATTGGTAGTGCGTTCGAACTATGCTTATATGATGAATCCCAACCGGGTATCGAGTTATTGCGCTGCCACCATCAGTGCCACGAAAGAGATTGGCGACCATATCTCGGTGTCGTTCTATGCCAATAACTTCTGGGACACCCAGCAAAAGGTGCGCTCTTCACAAACGGGACTGGAGACATCTCTCTATGGCAGCGGTTATGTTCCATCGTTTTACTATGGTCTTTCGCTACGATTGAAACTCTGA
- a CDS encoding acyltransferase family protein produces the protein MEKNKTTSRILSIDILRGLTIAGMITVNNPGSWSYMYAPLEHAEWNGLTPTDLVFPFFMCVMGMCIYIAMSKFNFACNRATVYKILKRMVLIYLVGLAIGWFAKFCYRWNNPQEGADFFSQLWYMVWSFDKIRLTGVLARLAVCYGITALLAITVRHKHLPYIVGGLLVAYFVILMAGNGFAYDETNILSIVDRAVLTDAHMYHDNGIDPEGLLSTLPSIAHTLLGFIIGGMLFRKADAGVQQLDARANITLTKVVPLFVVGTSLLFAGYLLSYGCPINKKVWSPTFVLVTCGLASMLLALFTWIIDVKGKKKWSKFFEVFGVNPLFLFVLSDFFAIVFGAFTFPVGEKQMNVIGFVYSQLLSPIFGQYGGSLVYSLLFIALNWVIGYQLYKKKIYIKL, from the coding sequence ATGGAAAAGAATAAGACCACTAGTAGGATTTTATCCATCGACATTTTGCGTGGTTTGACCATCGCGGGCATGATAACCGTGAACAATCCAGGCAGTTGGAGTTACATGTATGCACCGCTCGAGCATGCCGAATGGAACGGTCTGACACCCACCGACCTCGTTTTTCCCTTCTTCATGTGCGTGATGGGGATGTGCATCTACATCGCCATGAGCAAGTTTAACTTTGCTTGCAACCGTGCCACCGTGTACAAGATATTAAAACGTATGGTGCTAATCTACCTCGTAGGTTTGGCCATTGGTTGGTTCGCCAAGTTCTGCTACCGCTGGAATAATCCACAAGAGGGGGCCGATTTCTTCTCCCAACTGTGGTACATGGTATGGTCGTTCGACAAAATTCGCTTAACGGGTGTACTGGCAAGACTCGCCGTTTGCTATGGCATAACGGCGTTGTTGGCCATCACCGTGCGGCATAAGCATCTGCCCTACATTGTTGGCGGACTGTTGGTAGCCTATTTTGTGATATTGATGGCAGGCAACGGGTTCGCCTACGACGAAACAAATATCCTCTCGATTGTAGACCGCGCAGTGCTTACCGATGCCCACATGTATCACGACAACGGCATCGATCCCGAAGGTTTGCTGAGCACCCTACCCTCGATAGCTCACACCCTGTTGGGCTTTATCATTGGCGGCATGCTCTTCCGCAAAGCTGACGCAGGCGTGCAACAACTCGACGCACGTGCCAATATCACCCTAACCAAGGTTGTTCCCCTTTTCGTTGTGGGCACATCGTTGCTATTTGCAGGCTATTTGCTTAGCTATGGTTGCCCCATCAACAAGAAAGTGTGGTCGCCCACCTTCGTATTGGTAACCTGCGGACTAGCCTCCATGCTCTTAGCCCTATTTACTTGGATTATCGACGTTAAGGGCAAAAAGAAGTGGAGCAAGTTCTTCGAAGTGTTTGGCGTTAATCCGCTCTTCCTATTTGTGCTGAGCGACTTCTTCGCCATTGTCTTCGGCGCATTCACCTTCCCCGTAGGTGAAAAACAGATGAATGTCATTGGCTTCGTCTACTCGCAGCTGTTATCGCCCATCTTCGGCCAATACGGTGGTTCGTTGGTCTATTCGCTGCTCTTTATCGCCCTCAATTGGGTTATTGGTTATCAACTATATAAGAAGAAAATATACATTAAGTTGTGA
- the murQ gene encoding N-acetylmuramic acid 6-phosphate etherase produces the protein MSFTKITEQPSLYNNLETKTAEELLRDINTEDRKVAEAVEKTIPQVAKLVELIVPRMKRGGRIFYMGAGTSGRLGVLDASELPPTFGVPKTLVIGLIAGGDTALRNAVENAEDDEERGWDELTEFNINEKDTVIGIAASGTTPYVVGALRCAREHGILTACITSNPDSPMAAESDVAIEMVVGPEYVTGSSRMKSGTGQKMILNMISTAVMIQLGRVKGNKMVNMQLSNKKLVDRGTRMLVEMLGLEYGKAKNLLLLHGSVEKALEEYKRPHE, from the coding sequence ATGTCATTCACAAAGATAACCGAGCAGCCGTCGCTCTATAACAACCTCGAAACAAAGACGGCAGAAGAACTTCTGAGAGACATCAACACCGAAGACCGAAAGGTGGCAGAGGCTGTTGAGAAGACCATTCCACAAGTGGCGAAGCTCGTAGAACTAATTGTGCCCCGCATGAAACGCGGTGGACGCATCTTTTATATGGGTGCAGGAACAAGCGGAAGATTGGGCGTGCTAGACGCTAGCGAGCTTCCCCCAACCTTCGGCGTACCCAAAACGCTGGTCATCGGCCTTATCGCAGGTGGCGACACGGCGCTTCGCAATGCCGTTGAAAATGCCGAAGACGATGAGGAACGCGGATGGGACGAGCTCACCGAGTTTAACATTAACGAGAAAGACACCGTTATTGGCATTGCCGCTTCGGGTACAACGCCCTACGTGGTGGGTGCTCTTCGATGCGCAAGAGAGCATGGAATACTCACCGCTTGCATCACTAGCAACCCCGATTCGCCTATGGCAGCCGAGTCGGATGTGGCTATCGAGATGGTTGTAGGTCCCGAATACGTTACGGGAAGCTCGCGAATGAAGTCGGGAACGGGTCAAAAGATGATTCTCAACATGATTTCAACCGCCGTGATGATACAGCTTGGTCGCGTTAAAGGCAACAAGATGGTGAACATGCAGCTTAGCAACAAGAAACTGGTTGACCGTGGAACGCGCATGCTCGTTGAGATGCTTGGTTTGGAATACGGCAAAGCCAAGAACCTACTTTTGCTCCATGGGTCGGTAGAAAAGGCCTTGGAAGAATACAAACGCCCTCACGAATAA
- a CDS encoding exo-beta-N-acetylmuramidase NamZ domain-containing protein — translation MKNKTLLTIVLALAAMFVHTQMWAKKTVLTGIDVLTQQKFKCLQGKRVGLITNPTGVNANLVSTVDVLKAAPGVNLVALYGPEHGVRGDIHAGDKIETARDAKTGLPVFSLYGKTRKPTPEMLKDVDVLVYDIQDIGCRSFTFISTMGLAMEAAAENDKEFVVLDRPNPLGGLKIEGNITDDDCISFVSQFKIPYIYGLTCGELARMLNDEGMIKGGVRCKLTVVKMKNWKRTMGYADTGLQWIASSPHIPQAVTSYYYPTSGILGELGYLSIGVGYTIPFQMFAAPWIDAVQLADAMNAHQLPGVTFRPIYLKPFYSVGKGELLQGVQMHITDFQRVELTPMQFVFIEEVARLYPKHAVLAHADVKRFDMFDKVSGSKQVRIKMAMHNRWADLKPFWDKDVAQFRTLSKKYYLYK, via the coding sequence ATGAAAAATAAAACCCTCCTTACCATCGTCCTAGCGCTCGCAGCTATGTTTGTCCACACCCAAATGTGGGCAAAGAAAACGGTGCTAACGGGTATCGACGTGCTTACGCAACAGAAATTCAAATGCTTGCAGGGCAAACGCGTGGGATTGATAACCAACCCCACAGGCGTAAATGCCAACCTCGTATCTACCGTCGATGTGCTGAAAGCCGCCCCGGGTGTAAACCTCGTGGCCCTGTATGGTCCTGAACATGGTGTACGTGGCGACATCCATGCGGGCGATAAGATAGAAACGGCGCGCGATGCAAAGACAGGATTGCCCGTGTTTTCGCTCTACGGCAAAACACGGAAACCAACACCCGAGATGCTAAAAGACGTTGATGTGCTGGTGTACGACATTCAAGACATCGGTTGTCGTTCGTTTACCTTCATCAGCACCATGGGTCTGGCCATGGAAGCAGCGGCCGAAAACGATAAGGAATTTGTGGTATTAGACCGCCCAAACCCACTTGGCGGACTGAAAATAGAGGGAAATATCACCGACGACGACTGCATATCGTTCGTCAGTCAGTTTAAGATACCTTATATATATGGACTAACTTGCGGCGAATTGGCACGTATGCTCAACGATGAAGGCATGATCAAAGGTGGCGTTCGCTGCAAACTGACGGTGGTAAAGATGAAAAACTGGAAGCGAACGATGGGCTATGCCGACACGGGTTTGCAATGGATTGCCTCGTCGCCACATATCCCACAGGCCGTAACCTCCTATTACTACCCCACAAGTGGCATTCTTGGTGAACTGGGGTATCTGTCTATCGGCGTGGGATATACCATCCCTTTCCAAATGTTTGCAGCACCTTGGATAGATGCCGTGCAGCTTGCCGACGCCATGAACGCCCATCAACTTCCCGGCGTTACCTTCCGTCCCATCTACCTCAAGCCCTTTTACAGCGTGGGTAAGGGCGAACTGTTGCAGGGCGTACAGATGCACATCACCGACTTCCAACGCGTTGAGCTAACGCCCATGCAGTTTGTTTTCATCGAAGAAGTGGCGCGCCTATATCCCAAGCACGCTGTTTTGGCGCACGCCGACGTTAAGCGCTTCGACATGTTCGACAAGGTGTCGGGATCTAAACAAGTGCGCATCAAGATGGCTATGCACAACCGTTGGGCCGACCTCAAACCTTTCTGGGATAAGGATGTGGCCCAATTCCGCACGCTTTCAAAGAAATATTATCTATATAAATAA
- a CDS encoding T9SS type A sorting domain-containing protein, with amino-acid sequence MKKIVCLTLAFAALLLLPRAAYAEEEGTIEVSYLVVVGSGGSQTELALGDNPMLSFKNDSVIVTCNSKEIMFNLSEVTDYHFITKKVTTGISHTPSLSDATAEPTFTPDDATFSGLKAGTRILVFTTNGQLVTTIQAAEDGTAKVNLSHLPRGIYILRAPGKSFKILNR; translated from the coding sequence ATGAAGAAAATTGTATGTTTAACGCTGGCCTTTGCTGCCCTTTTGCTACTTCCCCGTGCAGCGTATGCCGAGGAAGAAGGCACCATTGAGGTGTCTTACCTTGTGGTTGTAGGGAGCGGAGGTAGTCAAACGGAGTTGGCTTTGGGTGACAATCCCATGCTTTCGTTCAAAAACGATAGCGTCATTGTGACCTGCAACAGCAAGGAAATTATGTTCAATCTGTCTGAAGTGACCGACTATCACTTCATCACCAAAAAGGTGACAACGGGCATCAGCCACACGCCGAGCTTGTCCGACGCCACGGCCGAGCCTACTTTTACCCCCGATGATGCCACTTTCTCGGGATTGAAAGCGGGTACCCGAATTCTCGTTTTTACGACAAACGGACAGCTCGTGACCACCATCCAGGCCGCAGAAGACGGTACGGCAAAGGTGAATCTTTCTCATCTGCCACGGGGTATCTACATCTTACGTGCACCCGGAAAGAGCTTTAAAATACTGAATCGATAA
- a CDS encoding serine hydrolase, giving the protein MFRILFSALCAFALNASANNIPTASPEEVGMSLARLRAADEVILRAIRDHRTPGAVLAVVRRGKMAYLKAYGNRQTYPTTQPMTTQTVFDMASCTKPMATAIAAMLLVERGKLRLSDPVSTYLPEFKNWHGEGKDSVTIRVEDLLTHTSGLPPYAPVKTLAEANGKPNPAKLMAYIARCKRDFKPHTDMQYSCLNYITLQNIVERITGQSLRTFAANNIFIPLGMKHTDFLPCAPDKSGKLANTSQPRWVTNGEQASLTPIAPTERQPNGTVKQGQVHDPLACTLNGGVSGNAGLFSSAEDVATLCAMLQNGGEWGGKRILSPLTVKAMRSIPQNFNSFGRSLGWDVSSAYASNQGDLLSDEAYGHTGYTGTSIVIDPVNDLSIILLCNSVHPVDTTNVIRLRAQVANAVAASITNEAAAFPGYYYARMRTFEAEPPIRSTDIVMLGNSLTEGGRDWAEKLGKPNVRNRGISGDVAMGIDARLFQITPHKPAKIFLLVGINDVSHDLTVDSIVTNIRLLVDHIHAQSPKTKLVLQSLLPIRESTGRWKRLQGKTDMIPQINARLEALAREKGLTFINLFPHFTEPGTNVLRSELTYDGLHLSKAGYDVWVKLLKPHL; this is encoded by the coding sequence ATGTTCAGGATTTTGTTTTCGGCTCTCTGTGCTTTTGCCCTTAACGCCTCGGCTAACAACATTCCCACGGCTTCACCCGAAGAAGTGGGCATGAGTTTGGCACGTCTGCGCGCTGCCGACGAAGTTATTCTGCGCGCCATTCGCGACCATCGCACACCTGGTGCAGTGCTTGCTGTGGTGCGCCGCGGAAAAATGGCCTACCTTAAAGCCTATGGCAATAGGCAAACCTACCCCACCACGCAACCCATGACCACCCAAACGGTGTTCGACATGGCATCGTGTACCAAGCCCATGGCTACGGCCATAGCGGCCATGTTACTAGTAGAGCGGGGTAAGCTGCGCCTTTCCGACCCCGTTAGCACTTATCTGCCCGAGTTTAAAAACTGGCATGGCGAGGGTAAAGACAGTGTAACGATACGCGTGGAAGACCTGCTGACACACACTTCAGGACTACCGCCTTACGCCCCGGTAAAGACATTGGCCGAGGCCAACGGCAAGCCCAACCCCGCCAAACTGATGGCATACATCGCACGCTGCAAACGCGATTTTAAGCCACATACCGACATGCAGTACAGCTGCCTGAACTATATCACCCTGCAAAACATCGTTGAACGCATCACGGGACAATCGCTCCGCACCTTCGCTGCCAACAATATCTTCATCCCATTGGGTATGAAGCACACCGATTTCTTGCCCTGCGCACCCGACAAAAGCGGTAAGCTGGCCAACACATCACAGCCTCGCTGGGTGACCAACGGCGAACAAGCAAGCCTCACGCCCATAGCTCCCACCGAGCGACAACCCAACGGAACGGTGAAACAAGGTCAGGTACACGACCCCTTGGCATGCACACTTAATGGTGGCGTGTCGGGTAATGCGGGCCTATTTTCCTCTGCCGAAGACGTGGCTACGCTTTGCGCCATGCTCCAAAACGGAGGTGAATGGGGCGGAAAACGCATCCTTAGTCCGCTAACGGTGAAGGCCATGCGCTCTATTCCACAAAATTTCAACAGCTTTGGGCGTAGCCTTGGCTGGGATGTAAGTTCGGCATACGCCTCCAATCAAGGCGATTTGCTTAGCGACGAAGCCTACGGACATACGGGCTACACAGGCACATCGATCGTTATCGACCCTGTTAACGACCTCTCCATCATCTTACTTTGCAACAGCGTTCACCCCGTAGACACCACCAATGTGATACGTCTGCGCGCCCAAGTGGCCAATGCCGTGGCCGCAAGCATCACCAACGAGGCTGCCGCTTTCCCTGGTTATTACTACGCTAGGATGCGTACTTTCGAGGCCGAACCACCCATCCGCTCTACCGATATTGTGATGTTGGGCAACAGCCTTACCGAAGGTGGTCGCGATTGGGCAGAAAAATTGGGCAAGCCCAACGTGCGCAATCGTGGCATTAGTGGTGATGTGGCGATGGGTATTGATGCTCGTCTGTTCCAAATTACGCCCCACAAACCTGCTAAAATATTCTTACTCGTCGGCATTAACGATGTAAGCCACGACCTCACCGTAGACAGCATCGTTACCAATATACGTTTGCTGGTAGACCATATACACGCCCAATCACCCAAAACTAAATTGGTGTTACAAAGCCTTCTACCCATACGCGAGAGCACAGGGCGATGGAAACGCCTGCAAGGCAAAACCGACATGATACCCCAAATCAATGCGCGCCTCGAAGCGTTGGCACGCGAAAAGGGGCTCACTTTCATCAATCTCTTCCCCCACTTCACCGAACCAGGCACCAATGTGCTACGTTCCGAGCTAACCTACGATGGGCTGCACCTCAGCAAGGCAGGCTACGACGTATGGGTGAAGTTGTTGAAACCCCATCTATAA
- a CDS encoding ATPase: protein MQYILIADSGSTKTDWCVVQNGQQQGRYETKGMNPFFQTQVQMEEEIRQNLLPQLPNEQPTAVFFYGAGCTPEKSPLVKESLERCFPGATTIEVNSDLLAAARSLCGYQPGIACILGTGSNSCFYDGKGISFNVPALGFILGDEGSGANLGKRLVGDILKNQFPGDLKTAFFEEFDTSMADIIDRVYRQPFPSRFLAGFSPFLSRHREHPAVHQLLVNAFKSFIRRNVMQYDYNKHTMNCIGSIADVYRNEVAEAAQILGVTLGQIKKSPMEGLVTYHS, encoded by the coding sequence ATGCAATATATTCTCATTGCCGACAGTGGCTCTACTAAAACAGACTGGTGTGTAGTGCAAAACGGACAGCAACAGGGCCGATATGAAACCAAGGGAATGAACCCTTTCTTTCAGACACAGGTCCAAATGGAAGAGGAGATACGCCAAAACCTCTTACCCCAACTGCCCAACGAACAGCCCACAGCAGTGTTTTTCTATGGTGCAGGATGCACGCCCGAGAAGTCGCCATTGGTGAAAGAGAGTCTCGAACGCTGCTTTCCTGGCGCAACCACCATTGAGGTCAACTCCGACCTCTTGGCTGCCGCCCGTTCCCTTTGCGGTTACCAGCCTGGCATCGCCTGCATTCTGGGCACAGGTTCAAACTCGTGTTTCTACGATGGTAAGGGTATTTCGTTCAACGTTCCCGCATTAGGCTTCATCCTAGGCGATGAAGGTAGCGGTGCCAACCTTGGCAAAAGGCTCGTAGGCGACATACTTAAAAACCAATTCCCAGGTGACTTAAAGACGGCGTTCTTTGAAGAATTCGACACCAGTATGGCAGATATCATCGACCGTGTTTACCGTCAACCCTTCCCAAGTAGGTTCCTTGCAGGCTTCAGTCCGTTCCTTTCGCGCCATCGCGAGCATCCAGCAGTACACCAATTGTTGGTTAACGCCTTCAAATCGTTTATTCGCCGAAACGTGATGCAGTACGATTACAACAAGCACACCATGAACTGTATTGGCTCTATTGCCGACGTTTACCGCAACGAAGTGGCTGAAGCAGCACAGATTTTGGGCGTTACCTTGGGGCAGATAAAGAAAAGCCCGATGGAGGGATTGGTAACTTATCACTCATAA